The Rhizobium sp. NXC24 genomic sequence TGCGCCCCCGTATATCATTGAGTCTGAGCAGATTGACCTCATCGTAGATCGGCTCTCGTCTGCAATCGTTGCTGCCGTTAATAGCTGAGGTTTAGCGCATGAAGGTTACTCCCAAGGCAAGATCTTCTTGCCAACCCGTGAGCGATGAGAACTGGCCAGCCGAGATCGCGGATATGCGTGCTGGCTTTGCCGGCGCACTGAATGTCTATCGCACGATGGCCCACCATCCCAATTTGCTGAAGGCATGGGCTCCGCTCCGCCAACACATCGTGAAGGATAGCGCTTTAGGTCCCGTTCGATCAGAACTTGTCATCTTGCGCACGGCCCATCGGATGCGATCTTCGTACGAGTGGGCTCATCACGTCAGCCGCTCTCGTGCGCTGGGTATAGGGGATGAGCGAATTCAAGCAATGAGTGGATGTCCTCAGGGAGAGGACGCACTCATTGCCATGGCCGTCGACGCGCTTTTTGATGAAGCCCGATTACCACCTGGGATCGAGCGTGAATTGTGCGCCACGATCGGGCGATCAGCAGTATTTGATCTCATGGCGACGGTGGGGTTTTACACGGTCTTGGGCTTTATCTTGATGACGTTCGACACTCCGTTGGATGATGAGGTTGCAGCGGAAATCGCGAAACGGCCGCTATAAATCTCCCATTTTGCAGGCCTTGAAAAATTTCCACACGTGTGCGCTGGCACAAATGCACCATCATTATCATTTATAAAACAAATGTTGCACTATTTCGCATAGTGGGGTACAAATATGAGGCAGATCGCATCCTGCGGAACCGCCGGACGCCGACTGCAACAAAGATCGCTAACAATGGGGAATATAAATGAACAAGATCACGATCATGGTAGCAGCGGCCGCCTCGTTCGCAGCAGTTTCAGCCGCGTTCGCCACGTCGGTTCATGCCGGCGAAGTGCTTGACAGGGTGCTCAAAACGAAGACACTGACGGCTGCGGTTGGCACAGATTGGGCGCCAGCCTACTTCCTTGATAAGGGGGAGATTGTCGGTTACGACATCGATGTTGCCCGGCAAATCGCGAAGCACCTCGGTGCCGAGCTAAAGTTGGTGACCCCGGGCTGGGACCTTATCGCGGCGGGGAAATGGGGAGGTCGATGGGACATCGGCATGGGGCAGATGACTCCAACGCCAGCCCGGACGGAGAAGTTCGATCTTTCGGTCACTTACTTCTATCAGCGATCAGCAGCCGTCGTTCACAAGGATAGCAAGGCGACTAAACCTTCGGACCTCGACGGCAAGCGAATCGGCGCGACTAGCGGTTCCGTTGATTTAGATTATGCTAATCATAAGTTTACGCCAGGCTGGGTCGGCGCGAAACCCATCGTGTATGAATTCACGCCTGGCGAAGTGAAATCATATGAGACTGCCTCTGTCGCTCTGGACGACCTTCGCCTCGGCGACGGCGTGCGCCTCGATGGCGTGATCACTGACGAATCCTACACCGCAAACGCTATTAAATCCGGTTATCCGATCAAGGCTGTCGGTACTCTATTCTCGTCACCCGCTGTGATTGCCATCGAAAAGGGGGACAAAGAATTCAGTGAGCAGGTGGCGGCGGCCGTACAGAGCATGAGAGAAGACGGCACGCTGTCGAAGCTCTCCATCAAATGGTATGGCAAGGACTTCTCTGTCGCTAACTAAGGATGAAAGGTCGACGCGGCGGGGGCGACCTTAGCCGCGTCGTTCGGGAAATCGCCATGCTCTATTCAGATACGGTTGAATCCGAAGTCCTCGTTCACAATCCGCGTTTCTTGGCTTTCATCTTTTTTGTCGTGCTCGCAGCGTTTATGATAGTCAATGTGACAGGCACTTCTATGGGCGAACTGATGCGCCCGGTTATAGGAGAGCCACTCGAAAGTGGCCTCTACGGTCGATTCGCAATCGCTTTCCTTATCGCGGTGGGATTTTGCT encodes the following:
- a CDS encoding carboxymuconolactone decarboxylase family protein, whose amino-acid sequence is MKVTPKARSSCQPVSDENWPAEIADMRAGFAGALNVYRTMAHHPNLLKAWAPLRQHIVKDSALGPVRSELVILRTAHRMRSSYEWAHHVSRSRALGIGDERIQAMSGCPQGEDALIAMAVDALFDEARLPPGIERELCATIGRSAVFDLMATVGFYTVLGFILMTFDTPLDDEVAAEIAKRPL
- a CDS encoding transporter substrate-binding domain-containing protein, whose protein sequence is MNKITIMVAAAASFAAVSAAFATSVHAGEVLDRVLKTKTLTAAVGTDWAPAYFLDKGEIVGYDIDVARQIAKHLGAELKLVTPGWDLIAAGKWGGRWDIGMGQMTPTPARTEKFDLSVTYFYQRSAAVVHKDSKATKPSDLDGKRIGATSGSVDLDYANHKFTPGWVGAKPIVYEFTPGEVKSYETASVALDDLRLGDGVRLDGVITDESYTANAIKSGYPIKAVGTLFSSPAVIAIEKGDKEFSEQVAAAVQSMREDGTLSKLSIKWYGKDFSVAN